ataatcctagagttggggtgtgagccaaatatcgaagaattcgcttcacagctaagtgatgcgactcctttggtgccgcttgaaatcgagcacacatgcaaacactaagcataatatctggcctagatgcacataaataaagcaaagaaccaatcatggagcggtataccttttgatcgaactctttaccattgtcgtcaggacctcgatgatgtttggctggcattggtgttgtgaagcctttgcagtcttgcataccgaacttcttcaggcaatctttgagatacttctcttgagatatgaagatgacattgcgttgttgtcgtatttgaagaccaaggaagaacttcagctcccccatcatggacatctgatattgctcttgcatcatatatccaaactcttcactgtacttctgatcggtgcagccgaagataatgtcatccacatatatttggcacacaaacagttcaccatcatatgtcttcgtgaaaagagtgggatccagggaaccaagtatgaagcctttgctcttcaggaagtatttgagtgtgtcataccaggccctaggggcttgtttgaggccatacagtgccttgttgagcttgtataccaagtcaggatgttttggattttcaaagccaggcggttgtgcaacatacacttcttcttcaatcttgccattgagaaaggcacttttcacatccatttgatatagaagtatgttatgatgatttgtataggccagcagaatgcgtatggcttcaagcctagccacgggagcaaatgtttcatcgaagtcaatgccttccacttgagtatatccttgagcaacgagacgagctttgtttctgacaacttgaccatgctcatcttgtttgttgcggtatatccatttggtgcctattatgttgtgcttccgtggatcaggacgcttaaccagttcccatacattattcagctcaaactattgaagctcttcttgcatagcttgaatccattcaggttccatgaaggcttcttcaactttcttgggttctgatattgagacaaatgcgaagtgcccacagaaatttgctagctgagttgcccttgaacgagtgagtggaccaggtgcattgatgctgtcaattattctgtcaatctgcacttcattggcaacacgaggatgtacagggcaaagactttgctcttgctgatctgtgttgttgttgggaggaatgtcttcaggctgagcattgtcttcatgttgatcaggtgctgagatgataagttcttcttcaggatgagcttcagaaggtataattttccagttcccattagcttgattgattcactagctggaatctcatctagcacatttggcagttgctctctttgtgaaccatttgtctcatcgaaccgcacatccactgtttcaaccactttgtaatgaaagagattgaagactctgtaggagtgcgaatcctttccatatccaagcataaagccctcatgtgcttttggtgcaaactttgaggtgtggtgtgggtccttgatccagcaccttgcgccaaatactctgaagtaactgacatttggcttcttgccagttaggagttcataagatgtcttgttcagaaggttgtgaagataaacacgattgattgtatggcatgcagtgtcaatggcttcagtccagaattttcttggagtcttgtattcatctagcattgttctggccatctcaatgagtgttctgttcttgcgttcgacgacgccattctgctgtggcgtgtacggagctgagaattcatgtgtgatgcccaaggtatcaagatatgtatcaaggccagtgttcttgaattcagtgccattgtcaattctgatgtgttttatcttggcgccaaaattgttcatagcacaattggcgaagcgtctgaagacatcctgcacttcagtcttgtaaaggattatgtgcacccaagtatatctagagtaatcatcaacaatgacgaagccatagaggcaagcagtagtagtaaaagttgagtagtgagtggggccgaaaagatccatgtggagcagttcgaagggttgagtagtagtcatgattgtcttcgaaggatgttttgcccttgtcatcttccctgcttcacaggcaccgcataagtgatctttcttgaacttgatgccctcgatgcctatgacatgcttcttcttcgcaagggtgtggaggttcctcatgccagcatgcccaagcctccgatgccaaagccagcattttgaagcttttgcaagaagacatactgcaagttgtggccctgctgagaaatctaccacgtacagatcatcttttcgatacccttcaaacactagagacttgtcagattccattagtactaggcaacgatattttccaaacattacgatcatgttcaaatcgcaaagcattgagacatacattaagttgaagccaagggattcaacaagcatgactttatccatgtgttgatcttttgagattgcaactctacctagacccaatatcttacttttaccagtgtcagcaaatgtgatgtggcttttgtcggatggacgtaaggttgagtccataagaaggtttcttttgccagtcatgtgatttgtacacccactgtcaataatccattctgaagactttgaagacgctggtgtcgtaccctatagtgcagttagggggataggcttcacgaagagaattgtgaagcaaaaacatttgacgaaccagtgggttatgaaaacttagatccagattaggactaatagggagagtagcatgcgattcaggaacgaagtacataatgatgccattcgggcattttatcttgcgccctacaagatttttaaggtccccagcaatagcgtcagaagattttgtttttctactggagacctttccttgcaaaagagagttaagctttcttaaccacccacatcttcaagggtggcttagaagcaataagtctaagtgcaacatctgagaattttggctttgaagccgtagcaaacagtcttgcaggtggacaataatactcataggaataagcagaataatttttggtcatatgaacatgatggttcgatgaaccgctctcatattcatatgcctgagtatggtttccctgcaaaacatttgcgttagtgtgactcaggtgagtcctctgtttgtatgaagcctttggaccgtatgaagcctttggtctgagatttgtcttcttcaagtgaggtgtcatgaagacattcacaggaagatcttCCAGACACTTtttaggaacccagatcttcttcataggcggtccattcctgcagttagtaccaatgtacctggcaaacacttcaccattctgattcttaaacagtttatagtttgcatcaaaggattcatcaataataatggggttagcacatgtgaagccagataaattggatggatctgctgaaggttcctttgcagcaacccatgtggttttggggtactgctcaggtttccagtaagagccatctgcatttattttccttacgaacccaacaccctctttcctagggtttcggttcagaatctgcttcttgaggacatcacataatgtctgatgtcctttaagacttttgtacatccctgtttcaagaaatgtcttcaacctagcattctcatcagcaatagcagtgctatcctcagcagaggggttagttaccacatcaacagttgaagatattgcaacagcagtagcagtggaacattcagcaacagaagtagcattatcacgctcaatgcatttaagacatggtggttcaaatccttcctgagcggaactgatctgttcggcgcgaagtgattcgttttccttttgaagatcttcatgagccgctctcaatttctcaagttcttgcttcctttgaagataatcataggaaagttttttatgagttgttgagagagtatcaagacgatcttcaagttcctgatacttaacgtgaagattttttatgtcttcaattaaggattcagatcgagtcatttcagcacccaacagatcatcgcttctgtctaacagtttttgaatatgttccatagctttctgttgttcagttgcaattttagcaagtgttttgtagctgggttttgaatcacagtcagagtcatcgtcactagatgtttgatagcgagtagtgcgtgtgtttaccttggcaccgcgtgccatgaagcagtaggtaggagtggagtcgttcttgtcatttgcatcagtgtcggtgatgaagtcattgtcttcagtgttgaagatggacttggcgacgtatgctgtagccagactcgcaatgccagaatcagactcctcctcagattctacctctgcctcctcagaagcggactcctcctctgaatccatttccttgccaacaaacgcacgtgccttgccagatgagctcttcttgtgtgatgaagactttgaggaagacttggaagaagactttgagtatttcttcttcttcttgtcgtcagaatcatattccttgctcttcttcttccttttgttctcattgtcccactgtggacactcagagatgaagtgtccagttttcttgcacttgtgacatgttttcttattgtagtcatgagcagaagcttcatcattccttgagcttgatcgtgaagattttctgaagcctttcttcttggtgaatttttggaacttcttcactagcattgcaagttcccttccaatgtctttaggatcatcagaactgctgtcagattcttcttcagatgaggaaacagcttttgccttcaaggcacgagttcgcccatagtttggaccgtagatatctcttttctcagaaagctgaaactcatgtgtgttgagcctctcaagtatgtcagacggatcgagtgtcttgaaatcaggacgttcttgaatcatcagggctaacgacctatcaagtgatctcagcagcgtcttgacgatttcatgtttggtgatctcagtggcgccgagggcttgaagctcatttgtgatgtcagtgagccggtcaaatgtgtgctggacattctcattgtcatttcgcttgaagcggttgaagaggttgcgaagaacactgattctctgatctctctgggttgagatgccttcattgaccttggagagccagtcccagaccagtttggatgtcttcaaggcactcacacggccatactgtccttttgtcagatgaccacagatgatatttttggcagtagagtccagttgagtgaagttcttgacatcagcagcagtgacaccttctccagccttgggaacgccgttctcgacgacataccataggttaatgtcaatggcttcaagatgcatgcgcatcttattcttccagtagggatattcagttccatcgaagacggggcacgcagcgaagactttgattatccctgcagtcgacatagctaaaactccaggtggttaaaccgaatcacacagaacaagggagcaccttgctctgataccaattgaaagtgcgttatatcgactagagggggggtgaataggcgatttttaagaaagtcttcaaaacgtgggagttatgaagacaaacagcgaagattttgcctattactatgcagcggaagttagattacactaggcaagccatggtcaagtattcaatagagtgaaagcacaaagacaaacaactacagtgtaataaggatcaggtaggaaaaagttatgaagccaaacagatcatacattcacgttgtgaagacaaaagatagagcaagcatgcaatggcttcacaatgagtaacagtaagaaaaggaagtgaagatgaaaccagtgactcgttgaagacaatgatgtgttggaccagttctagttgctgtgacaactgtacgtctggttgaagcggctaggtatttaaaccttaggacacacagtcccggacacacagtcctgaacacgcagctcaggacaccaagtcctcaccgtattctccttgagctaaggtcacatagtcctcgcccaatcactctggtaagtcttcaaggtagactcccaaaccttcacagacttcgttcactggcaatccacaatgtttcttggatgctctgaacgcgacgcctaaccgtctggaggattcacagtcctcaagtgtaataagtcttcagatcacacagacaagaagacttaagtgatgcccaatgttctctggctctgggtggttagggcttttctcctcactaggaattttctctcaaaggcttcgaggtgggttgctctcaaacaacaaaagccgtgcactaaaatctgagcagccaaccgtttatggttgtagggggtgggctatttatagccacttggcaacccgacctgatttgtccgaaatgaccctgggtcactaaggaactgacacgtgtctcaacggtcagatttcaaactctcatggcaactttacttgggctacaagcaaagctgacttgtccggctctaggtaagattcgctctcattgtcttcactcaaagacataggtttttggtttaggcatcacttcagtcattctgactggttctcctggaccccacttaacagtacggtggttcctatgactcaacacaaaagaaaaagaactacgaaagatctaagtcttcgaactccataggcttcataacgtgtcttcttttgtcatagtcttcaatgtgaatatcttcatataccacctttggcttcaatgtcttcatacatttttaggggtcatctctggtagtaaaaccgaattaatgagggacttctacctgtgttatcctgcaattctcaaaaacacattagtccctcaactaggtttgtcgtcaatactccaaaaccaactaggggtggcactagatgcacttacacttgcaattgtattttctgatcccttttggctcatggtcactaagggacttttgttatatgttttgagtagcttcatgccatgccttactttgccatgatatgttcctgtagcatgtagttttcatgctctaaagattgcttcctgttgATAAATTCCTGACTGGTGGTtactttcactaagtctgtaacctgttatcttttacacttttgccatgcttgtttgaacctgttaatgagtgaattagccttagctcagtgttcatcttttgtcaagcatcatgagtggatcccttccatgtattttgttactatatttgagtgatgtagcatatttatcttgatgcatttagatggttacttgctgattatcgcggaccggtgccatatttgttttgcttgccatttccaaaccgtgcatccgattccggtgatctttatatcgatttcaaccgaaatcatctcacctttccagtggcattcttggatttccaagttgaggccaggttcaatcatttctttccaaatcatgcatatgtaccgcataccgcatcccgcatatcataccatgttcatgtgttggttgtttactttgttgtgtgtttctttccggtgttgcttcttcgggttgattccgataacatcgtgtttgtgaggatccgttcaactacatCCGTTTATCtttttcatggactcattcttcttccttgcaggatttcaggcaagatgaccataccctcgaaatcacttcgatctttgcttgctagttgctcgctctttttctatgcctatgctacgatacctaccacttgcttatcatgcctcccatattgctaagccaagtctctaacccaccttgtcctagcaaactgttgtttggctatgttaccgctttgctcagcccctcttatagcgttgttagttgcaggtgaagattggagcttgttccatgttggaacatggatatttgttgggatatcacaaattctcttatttaattaatgcatctatatacttggtaaagggtggaagactcggccttatgcctggtgttttgttccactcttgccgccctagtttccgtcatatcggtgttatgtttccggattttgcgtttcttacacggttgggttataatgggaaccccttgagagttcgccttgaataaaactcctccagcaatgcccaacattggttttaccattcgccacctagcctcttttcccttgggagtcgcgctcccgagggtcatcattattttaacccccccgggccagtgctcctctgagtgttgatccaaactcgagccctgtgcagcgccccctcggggaaactcgaggtttggttttagttgtatggagcgctcatccgaGTGTgtcccgagaacgagatatgtgcagctcatatcgggatttgtcggcacattcgggcggtgttgctggacttgttttaccattgtcgaggatgtcttgtaaccgggatgccgagtctgatctgattgtcttgggagaaggaatatccttcgttgaccgtgagagcttgtgatgggctaagttgggacacccctgtagggattgaactttcgaaagccgtacccgcggttatgggcagatgggaatttgttaatgttcggttgtagaaaacctgaagttgatcttaactaatatacatcaaccgcgtgtgtagctgtgatggtctctttccggcggagtccgggaagtgaacacggtgttggagttatgcttgacgtaggttggtctaggatcacttgttgatcatagtttctcgaccgtgcttttgccttctcttctcgctctcatttgcgttgttagccaccatatatgctagtcgcttgctgcagctccacctcataccttttccctacctataagcttaaatagtcttgatcgcgagggtgtgagattgctgagtccccgtgactcacagatacttccaaaaccagattgcaggtgccgatgaaaccgtgcaggtgacgcaaccaagctcaaggaggagctcgatgaagaccttgttcgtcgtgttgtttcgttctagttgattagtagtggagcccagttgaggacgatcggggatctgtgtagcttttgggatagtcttcttttattttggttccgtagtcggaccttgattgtatctggttgatgtaatgatttattcatgtaattgtgtgaagtggcgattgtaagccaactatgtatctctttcccttatgtattacatgggttgtgtgaagattacctcacttgcgacattgctttcaatgtggttatgcctttaagtcgtgattcgacgcgtggaagatatagccacatcgagggcgttacatatggCGTGGCGGCCGGGGTGATGGAGCACGGCGAAGACAAAAGAGAAAGAACGAAGGAGACAAAATGAGGATAGATACGCGGGGTCTGAGCAAGAGAAAAGTGACTGCGGTTTCCTCCGAAGAAGTAAGGGCAGATGGTGCTCCCGTTTTACTCGGGACGCACCACAGAACAGAAACCACAAGAACTCCCGATAAAAAGAAACCACAATAGCTCTAATAAGACGTTGTGGGCGTCAATTTGACGTGCCTTCGAAAAGGCCAGCCCATTTTGGACGCTGGGAAGAGAAATTAAAACAACATTGTAGGGACCAACAACGTAATGAACTGGTTCACTGCGGTCCAGCACTGTAGAGACCGGTTCCCTGTAGTGCCCGGTTTTATCGAACGGTTTTTATTCTGAACAATTTTTatttatacattgaacatttttgtaatacaatatatgatgaacatttttgtaatacagtatatgatgaacatttttataatgcatGCATGTTGAACTTTTTGTAATATACGGTGAGCATTTCAGACAAACGCACGTATCCGAGAACCGATGAGGTGCCGCGTTGGATGGTTTCCAGCGTCTGAACACCTCAGTCTGAACCTTTCCGGGTGTTTTGAAGGTTCGTGTTGAAGATGCCCTTGAGCTGTTGTCTCGCAATCAAGTTCTAATCGTCCCAACACTTTCAAATAGCAAGATTTGACATGGGATCGAGGGTGGTCGTTGCCACTGCCGGAAAATGGCAACCGCAACATTGTGGTTGCCTTCTTTGGCCGGTCCGGGGACAGCCTCGTCCCCATTGGTGCCTACATCGGCGTTGCCCCACCGGAGGACAATGTCTGATCGTCAACCACTTGCATACATAACCTCTGCTCGAAACCACTCAAAGACAAGGCAAACATTGTTTGGATTGCATATGTTACAATATTCAATTCACCACAAAATTCCCGGGCCACTAGCACAAATGAAGTTTTGTTCTACAACTGAATCATATACTCTCTCCATCCCACAATAAGTGTCACTGGTTTAGTAGTACAAAGTTGTCACAGAAGAGAAATGATCATACGCCGTATTTCATGACATATGAAATATCCTTCACTAACTAACAATCCCAACATCTCAAAACGAAAAAGCAACCCCAACATGGAAATATTGCAGTAAAAGTATTCAGTAATACTCCTAACTAATAACCGTGCGTAACATAGGCAGGACAACTGACTGCGTGGCTACGTCACTCTCCCATCAAGCGCAGCACATGATCTACTTCGGGGCAGCTCCCTATGATATCAAAGAGCACATCCTGCGCCACCTCATCTATGCTGCCCAGCAGTACGGAATGCATCGGCGGCAGATCGTCCTTTTCCCGGTCACCATAGGTTTCGACACCCTGCATGCAGCCGTAGTACAGCTTCATTAGCTCGTCGATCGGGCTCCGGCTCTCCTCTGTGATTGCGGCAGCGAGCTGATCCGGCAGCATTATGGTCAGTTCTGATCCGCTCCCACCCGAGCTGCCGCTGCGAGAGATCTCGCGCTTGCGCTTGTCCTGCGCGCCGCGCACAACGCTCTCCAGGCCATCGTCGTCCCTGTCCTTCCcaagcttcttcttcttcacctcctcgtcgtcgtcgtcctcatccGCCTGCTCCTGATCGAACGGCGTGATCCGCAGCGAGCTCTTTAGCCGGCTGCTAAGCTTCTCCTCCTGCCTAAGCACCTTGGACCAGGTCTCGGACTCCTTGGCGCTCATCTTCTGCTGCAGCCGCTTGGACTGCCACACGAGCTTGCGCATCTGGTCGAAGCGCGGGCTCATGTGCTTGATCACCGCGCTGAGCAGGGAGACCTTCCACGCCTTCTTCAGGTCGTGCGGCTTCCGGTACGGCGGCACGCCCTGGTGGGCCTGCATCTCGCCCTGCGTGCCCCACCAGGGCTCGTGCCCCGTCGGCCACCACGGCGGCGCCAGGCCGCGCTCCAGCGGGAAGCTCCTCTGCGGCGGCTCGCAGTGCTGGATGAGCGCGGAGAGCACGGATCCGAGCGTGCTGTCTTGGATGTCCTGGAGACGATGAAGGGAGGAGGCCCGGGCGACCGGGCTCTCCCCCATGGGGCCGGCCAGGCCCATTGGGCCGGCGCGGTCGAAGCTCACGTTCTccttccaccagccgcggaggctgTCGGAGGAGCCGGACATGGGCTCGCCGGCCTCGTCGATGACGCCGTACACGAACCCGCGCGCGTTGCAGGCCTCCATCATCCGGAGCATGTGCCGGAGCACGCCGTCCTGAGCGCGCAGCATGGCCTTGCGGCGGCACCGCACGTCGGGGGGTTCCTCCTGGCCCGACGACGAAGAGGGGGATGCGCGGGCAGCTGGAGCCGGCGCCGCGCCCCTGGCGCCGGCGCGGCCCTCGAGCCTCGTGAGCAGCATCTGGTCCTTCCACATGCGcttcttgaggtcggagatctcgagTGACTCAGAGCCTGATTCGGAGTCGCtgatctcctcctcctcccgctgctTCCCGCCAGGGCCGTCCCCGTGCTCCATGTCGGCCGACTCTGCGGAAAGATGCCTCCTGCCGTGAATGCCTTTATCCATGGAGTAACTGATAATTAACAGACGATCTATGACGAGCGAATGGTTGCACCGGCGAGCTATTTATATGCGCACCCGCGGTCGACGTGTCCAGTCGAGGAGAATTCAGTGGGCGGCGGTCGGGTGATGTCGTGGCGTGGCTGCGAGCCCATGAATCTGGCCAAAGGACGTCTCGGGAATCTGAGctccatctctagcagaccccgtataatAGCGATCCGCATAAGGGTTTACAATTCGACGAAGAATTATTTTATGAGTTAAAATGATGTGCGGCAGAGTATACCCTGTATATGAAATTGTATAATTGTAAAAATATTTTCACGGGAGAAATTGCAACAACACTAGTTCATCACATACTATATGATCATACActagttcatcacatactacaaTATCATACATACTACATTCTTCTACTACTACTAGAGGGGGTGGGGGACCTCGCGGCGGTGAGGCCAAGGCCGATGTACCAAAATGGACGAGCTCACGGCCGAAGACGACGCGGTGGAGGAGCTCAGTCCTCCTTCTCAGAGCCGACGAGATCCATGAACTTCTGCCTCTGCTTCTCGCGGATGTGCCGCCACTCATCGTTCTTGTCCTTCACGACAAGGTTGGTCGTGACCGCCTACTTGAGGATGAGGTGTTCGAGCTCCTCATCGTGGcgccggcactccgcctcctcgcgcAAGATCCGTTCGACAATGCCAGCCGCGACCGCGTCGACATCGGCCACCAAATCTTCGGACCCGACGACCCCTCGGCACTCGATCTCCTCCGGCTCTTGCTTGACGGCGATGAGTTCgatctcctccggctcctccgaccactccctcttcacggggagaagCGCCGCCCCGGAAGAGGAAGAGCTCGCGACGGAGGAAGAGCCCGCGGCCAAGGAGGGCGTACGCCCGTGCCGACGGTCGTACTCCTCCGTCTCGCAACGAAGGAGCCTCGGCGGCGGCTCGAGGCCCTTGTTCGTCCACTTCCTCGCCACGCGCTTCCTCGCCCCATCCGAGCGGACACGCCGCTTGCGCTCGGGGTCGCCGCCCCTGCCGGAGCTGCCATTGGAGCTGCGGCCGAAgctccacatgcggccccacatggcaGCTGAAGGCGGAAGGGGACTCACCGGCGAAGAGAAATGTGGGGG
The Triticum dicoccoides isolate Atlit2015 ecotype Zavitan chromosome 3A, WEW_v2.0, whole genome shotgun sequence genome window above contains:
- the LOC119272450 gene encoding ETHYLENE INSENSITIVE 3-like 5 protein, with the protein product MDKGIHGRRHLSAESADMEHGDGPGGKQREEEEISDSESGSESLEISDLKKRMWKDQMLLTRLEGRAGARGAAPAPAARASPSSSSGQEEPPDVRCRRKAMLRAQDGVLRHMLRMMEACNARGFVYGVIDEAGEPMSGSSDSLRGWWKENVSFDRAGPMGLAGPMGESPVARASSLHRLQDIQDSTLGSVLSALIQHCEPPQRSFPLERGLAPPWWPTGHEPWWGTQGEMQAHQGVPPYRKPHDLKKAWKVSLLSAVIKHMSPRFDQMRKLVWQSKRLQQKMSAKESETWSKVLRQEEKLSSRLKSSLRITPFDQEQADEDDDDEEVKKKKLGKDRDDDGLESVVRGAQDKRKREISRSGSSGGSGSELTIMLPDQLAAAITEESRSPIDELMKLYYGCMQGVETYGDREKDDLPPMHSVLLGSIDEVAQDVLFDIIGSCPEVDHVLRLMGE